The following proteins are encoded in a genomic region of Spirosoma sp. SC4-14:
- a CDS encoding phospholipase, protein MLENHLIVQRTARYYTIGQLTEQTRSVWFCLHGYGQLAQYFGRKFSELDDGRTMVVVPEGLSRFYLNNEYKRIGASWQTREDREHEIEDLTAYLNSLYDRILSPDLNLHITVLGFSQGAATACRWLNHGHIRIDRLILWAGYFPDGLQNLVDLPRLASVETHYVYGDQDAYLLTLNKETFLAQIQTDIPAVSITEFNGVHTVDTGVLKKFI, encoded by the coding sequence ATGCTTGAAAATCATCTTATAGTCCAGCGTACTGCTCGTTATTATACGATTGGCCAATTGACCGAACAAACCAGATCGGTCTGGTTTTGCCTTCACGGCTATGGTCAGTTAGCTCAATATTTTGGTCGGAAATTTTCAGAACTCGACGATGGCCGAACAATGGTTGTGGTTCCAGAAGGATTATCGCGTTTTTATTTGAATAACGAATACAAACGAATTGGTGCTTCGTGGCAAACACGGGAAGACCGGGAGCACGAAATTGAGGATTTAACAGCGTATTTGAATTCTCTCTATGATCGGATACTCTCCCCAGATCTCAACCTCCACATTACCGTATTAGGCTTTTCGCAGGGGGCAGCCACGGCCTGTCGCTGGCTTAACCATGGCCATATTCGAATCGATCGGTTGATTTTATGGGCTGGATACTTTCCGGATGGTCTCCAAAATCTGGTCGATTTACCCCGTTTGGCATCGGTTGAAACGCACTATGTATATGGCGACCAGGATGCCTACCTCCTTACACTCAACAAAGAGACTTTTCTGGCCCAAATTCAGACTGACATACCAGCCGTAAGCATAACTGAGTTCAACGGTGTACATACAGTAGACACCGGCGTTTTAAAGAAATTTATATAA
- a CDS encoding PHB depolymerase family esterase: protein MTRFIAFAFWSFLVYYSNYKALGQATVKSKAEAKYPYLLYLPNDYATSKGSYPLVIYLHGGSQRGNDLNKLKVYGLPSLVEKGNHYSFIIASPQCPDGKFWSTDNWFEPLYAELINRYRIDTKRVYLTGISMGGYGAWQTAVAYPDRFAAIMPLCGGCDDSTQICKLQKIPIWTFHGVADDIVPISETEQLVKRLAQCNGQVKFTRLENQGHNIQYLFDDKTLYNWLLKHHK, encoded by the coding sequence ATGACCCGGTTCATTGCCTTCGCGTTCTGGAGTTTTCTGGTTTATTATTCTAACTACAAAGCGTTGGGCCAGGCAACGGTAAAAAGCAAGGCAGAAGCAAAGTACCCCTATCTGCTGTATTTACCGAACGACTATGCTACGTCGAAGGGCTCTTACCCGCTGGTTATTTACCTGCACGGGGGTTCACAGCGTGGCAACGACCTGAACAAACTTAAGGTATACGGCCTGCCCTCTCTGGTTGAAAAAGGAAATCATTACTCCTTTATTATTGCTTCGCCCCAATGCCCCGATGGCAAATTCTGGTCGACCGACAACTGGTTTGAGCCACTTTATGCTGAGTTAATCAACCGCTACCGCATCGATACGAAGCGAGTGTATCTAACGGGCATCAGTATGGGTGGGTACGGTGCATGGCAAACCGCGGTAGCCTATCCCGACAGGTTTGCGGCTATTATGCCGCTCTGTGGTGGCTGCGACGATTCAACGCAAATTTGTAAACTCCAGAAAATACCAATATGGACTTTTCATGGAGTTGCCGACGATATTGTGCCCATCAGTGAAACCGAACAATTGGTTAAACGGCTGGCCCAATGCAATGGTCAGGTTAAATTTACCCGTCTCGAAAATCAGGGGCATAATATACAGTACCTGTTCGACGACAAAACACTCTACAACTGGCTCCTGAAACATCATAAATGA
- the rpsU gene encoding 30S ribosomal protein S21, which produces MLIVNVKDNESIDKALKRFKKKFEKTGVLRQLRSRTAFQKPSVKRRTEIIKAAYKERMYGNHNEQ; this is translated from the coding sequence ATGCTTATTGTTAACGTAAAAGACAACGAGTCGATTGACAAGGCCCTCAAACGCTTCAAAAAGAAGTTTGAAAAAACGGGCGTGTTACGGCAGTTGCGGTCGCGGACGGCTTTCCAAAAACCGTCGGTAAAGCGTCGTACTGAGATTATCAAAGCCGCCTACAAAGAAAGAATGTACGGCAACCACAACGAGCAATAG
- a CDS encoding helix-turn-helix transcriptional regulator — MNKQIIRIKSIGEFHRLAGLPSPAHPLISVIDLEKLNRPLAEGSFTRAFDFYSISLKKNFHVRMKYGQQPHDFDDGVLHFMAPGQVLTVEFEKDQVHNPSGWMILFHPDLLWNTQLAKTIKQYGYFGYVANEALHLSDKEETMLTAIAKNMEQEYHTHIDRFSQSVIVAQLELLLTYADRFYQRQFITRKASSHEILTRLEELLKRYFTSGALAEQGLPTVAYIAESLNISPNYLSGLLKSLTGLSTQQHLHDKLIELAKEKLSTTNLSVSEIAYELGFEHLASFSKLFKTKTQLSPLEFRQSFN, encoded by the coding sequence ATGAACAAGCAAATCATCCGGATCAAGTCGATTGGCGAGTTTCACCGACTGGCTGGTTTGCCCAGTCCGGCTCATCCCCTTATCAGTGTCATTGACCTCGAAAAGCTGAACCGTCCGTTGGCAGAAGGGTCTTTTACAAGGGCCTTTGATTTTTATTCAATCTCCTTGAAGAAGAATTTTCATGTTAGAATGAAATACGGCCAGCAGCCCCATGACTTCGATGATGGCGTGCTTCACTTTATGGCACCGGGACAAGTGCTAACTGTTGAGTTTGAAAAAGATCAGGTTCATAATCCCTCCGGATGGATGATTTTATTCCATCCGGATCTTTTGTGGAACACACAACTAGCTAAAACCATTAAACAGTACGGTTATTTTGGGTATGTTGCCAACGAGGCATTGCATCTTTCAGATAAGGAAGAAACGATGCTGACAGCTATAGCCAAAAATATGGAACAGGAATATCATACCCATATCGACCGGTTTAGTCAGAGTGTAATTGTTGCACAACTGGAATTGCTATTAACCTATGCCGACCGGTTCTATCAGCGCCAGTTTATTACCCGAAAGGCATCCAGCCACGAGATATTGACCCGCCTGGAAGAGTTACTGAAACGATACTTTACTAGCGGTGCTTTGGCCGAACAGGGCTTGCCAACAGTTGCTTACATTGCCGAATCGTTGAATATCTCTCCCAACTATTTAAGCGGACTTCTTAAGTCACTCACGGGGCTAAGTACGCAGCAGCATCTGCATGACAAGCTGATTGAACTGGCGAAGGAAAAGCTATCGACTACAAATTTGTCGGTCAGTGAGATCGCTTATGAACTCGGCTTTGAGCACCTGGCATCTTTCAGTAAGCTTTTCAAGACCAAGACACAGCTATCGCCCCTCGAATTCAGGCAGTCTTTCAACTAA
- a CDS encoding MarR family transcriptional regulator, producing MDTETYCIAGRLRMQARILTSRYNGAFLPLGVTFTQAGLLMHLFAQPGIRQAALAKKLQIEKSAMNRDVKLLQKNGWLTNDLRHGLFLTDHGTSLAKRCHNIWKSLNQQVYNELGPDIVGGLTALSQKLIF from the coding sequence ATGGATACCGAAACGTACTGTATAGCGGGACGGCTGCGAATGCAGGCACGCATACTAACCAGCCGTTACAACGGAGCTTTCTTACCATTGGGCGTAACCTTTACCCAGGCAGGACTGCTTATGCACCTGTTTGCTCAACCCGGTATTAGGCAGGCCGCCTTAGCGAAAAAGCTGCAAATCGAAAAATCAGCCATGAACCGGGATGTGAAGCTTCTGCAAAAAAACGGCTGGTTAACCAACGATCTGCGACATGGCTTGTTTTTAACCGACCATGGCACCAGCCTGGCTAAACGCTGCCACAACATCTGGAAAAGCCTGAATCAGCAGGTTTACAACGAGCTTGGGCCCGACATTGTAGGTGGGCTAACGGCTCTTTCACAAAAATTGATTTTCTGA
- a CDS encoding HAMP domain-containing sensor histidine kinase produces the protein MMCGPHATGKQVPVVSPTDMDFKTLEKRFRIIEATEIGPKLQEAYIAEMLAFLKADSCYIVQERDEWTATVPFSSSPIKTSSLLNPAQLNDLTQSTPFFFDQNFVPRRALKGILGNFKQVAGFRLTNYTFKGWILIGWEMPSDDSVDDIEDALYRFSDKVLISSLSLQRIALEQQYRFLFGIVPQAVILINEDEETSWVNQAAVELLNLEPGELRPSPANLSVGMMQLRNRAQNLDEINQTASKFIHDPNFSIKEWIWTFSDRILSVLTRPIFSPYFKGRIWLFNDVTELYQKNQQLFEANREIENLISVIAHDLKSPLSTLSFVFSFLPMNGPLNDEQTENIEYGQKTIKRGLNLIDSIVYFNRLITSNLPINRQDIELDDLIAVIVDGFAAQAYQKDIRIHVRNLERPVILHTDPESLVRILDNLISNALKFSPFGRNVYVQTALRGQQLTLSVQDEGPGITPADQEKLFKRFQRLSAQPTNNEGSSGLGLSIVKALAEKLGATIEVDSTVNIGTTFRLVFPAEYVHLSDQLASKNPNTL, from the coding sequence ATGATGTGCGGCCCACATGCTACTGGCAAACAGGTGCCAGTTGTGTCTCCTACCGACATGGATTTTAAAACGCTAGAAAAGCGATTCCGTATTATTGAAGCGACAGAAATAGGCCCGAAGCTACAGGAAGCTTACATTGCCGAAATGCTGGCTTTTCTGAAAGCCGACAGTTGCTATATTGTTCAGGAACGCGACGAATGGACCGCCACGGTTCCGTTTTCCAGTTCGCCTATAAAAACATCAAGCCTGCTCAACCCTGCTCAACTCAACGATCTGACTCAATCAACACCATTCTTTTTCGATCAGAACTTTGTGCCACGCCGGGCCCTGAAAGGAATATTGGGCAATTTTAAACAGGTGGCTGGCTTTCGGTTAACAAATTATACGTTTAAAGGCTGGATACTGATTGGCTGGGAAATGCCATCCGATGATTCGGTGGATGACATTGAAGATGCCTTATATCGGTTTAGCGATAAAGTATTGATTAGCAGCTTATCGCTTCAGCGCATTGCCCTGGAACAACAATATCGGTTTTTGTTTGGCATTGTTCCTCAGGCCGTAATCCTGATCAACGAAGACGAAGAAACAAGCTGGGTAAATCAGGCCGCCGTTGAATTACTAAATCTCGAACCCGGCGAACTTCGTCCATCACCTGCCAACTTATCGGTTGGCATGATGCAACTGCGAAACCGGGCTCAGAATCTGGACGAGATCAACCAAACAGCCTCCAAATTTATTCATGATCCGAATTTCAGCATTAAAGAATGGATCTGGACGTTCAGCGACCGAATTTTATCGGTACTAACACGACCTATTTTTTCTCCTTATTTTAAGGGCCGAATCTGGCTATTCAATGATGTAACGGAGCTTTATCAGAAAAATCAGCAACTCTTTGAGGCCAATCGCGAAATCGAAAACTTAATCAGTGTTATTGCCCATGACCTTAAATCGCCCTTGTCGACCTTAAGTTTTGTGTTCAGTTTTCTGCCGATGAATGGTCCGCTCAATGACGAACAGACCGAGAACATCGAATATGGTCAGAAAACCATTAAACGTGGGCTTAATCTAATCGATAGCATTGTTTATTTCAACCGGCTTATTACCTCCAATCTACCCATAAATCGGCAGGACATTGAGCTCGACGATCTGATCGCTGTCATTGTCGATGGTTTTGCCGCACAGGCTTATCAGAAAGATATTCGCATTCATGTTCGCAATCTGGAACGGCCGGTAATACTACACACCGACCCCGAATCGCTGGTACGCATTCTTGATAACCTGATCAGTAATGCGCTTAAATTCTCTCCGTTTGGCCGAAATGTATATGTTCAGACAGCTCTGCGCGGCCAGCAATTAACCCTTTCTGTTCAGGACGAAGGGCCGGGTATTACGCCAGCCGATCAGGAAAAACTGTTCAAGCGGTTTCAGCGGCTGTCGGCTCAGCCAACCAACAACGAAGGCTCGTCGGGCCTGGGCCTATCGATTGTAAAAGCATTGGCCGAGAAATTAGGCGCTACCATTGAAGTTGACAGTACAGTAAATATCGGTACTACCTTTCGACTCGTATTCCCGGCCGAATATGTCCACCTGAGCGATCAGTTGGCCAGTAAAAACCCTAACACGCTGTAG
- a CDS encoding alpha/beta hydrolase: MSILARNNVRLVGNQQADKTLVFAHGFGTDQSAWKEIIPAFTDGYRIVLFDYVGANEATTPFFNPRKYKQLYSYADDILDIFEELKLEDVIFIGHSAGGMSGTLAAIQEPDWFSRLILLNASPCYTNEESYVGGFSHEVLEDLFAQMEGNFHAWASGFAPMVMANPTRPQYAQAFTKTLSAMRPDVALAIAKVIFYSDHRTDITQLPHQTLLIQAKEDIAVPNDVAYYMEKQMPNAILAFVDTEGHLPHISDPAKVIKAIQPFLS, encoded by the coding sequence ATGTCGATCCTTGCTCGAAATAATGTTCGTCTGGTCGGTAATCAGCAAGCAGACAAGACACTGGTTTTTGCACATGGATTTGGCACCGACCAGAGCGCCTGGAAAGAAATCATTCCGGCCTTTACCGATGGTTATCGGATTGTTTTGTTCGATTATGTAGGTGCTAACGAAGCCACTACCCCCTTTTTCAACCCACGTAAGTATAAGCAGCTTTATTCATATGCGGATGATATTCTCGACATATTTGAAGAGCTCAAATTGGAGGATGTCATTTTTATTGGTCACTCAGCCGGTGGTATGAGCGGAACACTGGCCGCCATTCAGGAGCCCGATTGGTTTTCGCGGTTGATTCTTCTGAACGCTTCGCCCTGTTACACCAACGAAGAAAGTTATGTAGGGGGTTTTAGTCATGAAGTGCTGGAAGATCTGTTTGCGCAAATGGAAGGTAACTTTCATGCCTGGGCCAGCGGGTTTGCCCCCATGGTGATGGCCAACCCAACTCGTCCTCAATATGCCCAGGCTTTCACCAAAACCCTATCGGCAATGCGGCCGGATGTAGCACTGGCCATTGCAAAAGTTATTTTCTATTCCGACCACCGTACCGATATTACTCAGTTACCCCACCAAACCCTACTCATTCAGGCCAAAGAAGACATTGCTGTGCCGAATGATGTTGCTTATTATATGGAAAAGCAGATGCCTAATGCTATTCTCGCCTTTGTCGATACCGAAGGGCATTTGCCACACATAAGTGACCCTGCCAAAGTAATCAAAGCTATCCAGCCTTTTCTGAGCTAA
- a CDS encoding SDR family oxidoreductase has protein sequence MNVFITGATGFIGSALVKELIGAGHQVLGLARSQAAADSLLAMGAAVHRGDLQDLASLQTGAATADGVIHAGFVHDFSRFKEVCEIDRLAIEAMGSTLAGSGRPFIVTSGTALVSPGILATEDRKSQHDPNKFPRVSESAGFSFTDQGVRTVAIRLSPSVHGEGDHHGFVPMLINIARQKGVAAYIGEGLNRWNAVHRLDAVRLYRLALEQGETGARYHAVGDEAITLKTIAEAIGKKLNIPVVSIAPEEAPAHFGPFAAFAAIDCPASSKLTQERLNWHPEHPSLPDDLATDIYFN, from the coding sequence ATGAACGTATTTATTACCGGAGCCACAGGATTTATTGGCTCTGCCCTTGTTAAAGAATTGATAGGAGCTGGTCATCAGGTGTTAGGGCTGGCACGTTCGCAGGCGGCTGCCGATTCGCTTTTGGCCATGGGAGCTGCCGTCCATCGGGGTGATCTTCAGGACCTGGCTAGTTTGCAAACGGGAGCCGCAACTGCCGACGGCGTAATCCATGCTGGCTTTGTTCATGATTTTTCCCGCTTCAAGGAGGTTTGTGAAATAGACAGACTGGCTATCGAAGCCATGGGTTCAACACTGGCCGGCTCAGGCCGTCCGTTTATCGTTACTTCTGGTACGGCACTGGTTAGCCCTGGCATCCTGGCTACCGAAGATAGGAAGAGCCAGCATGATCCCAATAAATTTCCGCGCGTTTCGGAGTCGGCTGGTTTTTCGTTTACCGATCAGGGCGTTCGGACAGTAGCAATCCGATTATCGCCGTCGGTTCATGGTGAGGGCGATCATCATGGGTTCGTGCCGATGCTGATTAACATTGCTCGTCAGAAAGGGGTAGCGGCCTATATTGGCGAAGGGCTCAACCGCTGGAATGCCGTCCATCGTCTGGATGCTGTCCGTCTCTATCGATTGGCGCTGGAGCAAGGAGAAACGGGAGCCCGCTATCATGCCGTTGGCGATGAAGCCATTACCTTAAAAACGATTGCAGAAGCGATCGGTAAAAAACTGAACATTCCGGTGGTATCCATAGCACCCGAAGAGGCTCCTGCTCATTTTGGCCCGTTTGCTGCGTTTGCGGCCATCGATTGCCCGGCTTCCAGTAAGCTCACCCAGGAACGCCTGAACTGGCATCCGGAGCACCCATCCTTGCCCGATGACCTTGCCACTGATATCTACTTCAACTAA
- a CDS encoding Gfo/Idh/MocA family oxidoreductase, translating into MNNFNINRRHFLKGTTASLALSTFGERGLDLIYPAKTLRVGLIGTGWYGKSDLFRLIQVAPVEVVALCDVDKNMLAYAAKLVSQRQKSGKTPKLYGDYRKMLADNQLDIVLIGTPDHWHALQMIDAVKSGAHVYVQKPISVDVIEGEAMVAAARKYNRVVQVGTQRKSTPHLIEAKKKIVDAGLLGKVAHVEMCCYLHMRNNGNPPVQAVPDFLDYEMWTGPAPMRPYDGLPHVRWWRTFMEYGNGITGDMCVHMFDTVRWMLKLGWPNRISSTGGIYVQKDGKSNISDTQSALFEYDGLNCVWQHRTWGTPNNPAYPWSFTLYGEKGTLWASTMACDFIPDGKGEKIHLDVVYEKEKYPEDVTEPTEPKIELNAAPATRLHMLNFLDAIDKGSRPVADIEEGHISTASCILANMSMKTGRPLIYDPQKRQIVGDSEANALLARPYRQPWIHPDPTAV; encoded by the coding sequence ATGAATAATTTTAATATTAACCGACGCCATTTCCTTAAGGGAACTACGGCTTCACTTGCCCTTTCGACATTTGGCGAACGGGGGCTGGATTTAATCTATCCTGCAAAAACCCTGCGCGTTGGGTTAATTGGTACGGGGTGGTATGGAAAAAGCGATTTATTTCGGCTGATTCAGGTGGCACCTGTAGAGGTTGTTGCGCTTTGCGATGTTGATAAAAATATGCTTGCCTATGCGGCCAAGCTCGTAAGTCAGCGCCAGAAATCCGGTAAGACACCTAAGCTCTACGGCGATTACCGGAAAATGCTGGCCGATAACCAACTCGATATTGTGCTGATCGGTACACCCGACCATTGGCATGCGTTGCAAATGATTGATGCAGTCAAATCTGGCGCTCATGTTTATGTGCAGAAACCCATTAGTGTCGACGTCATTGAAGGCGAAGCGATGGTGGCTGCCGCTCGTAAATATAACCGGGTTGTGCAGGTAGGTACGCAGCGAAAAAGCACACCACACCTGATAGAAGCCAAGAAAAAAATTGTCGATGCTGGTTTGCTGGGTAAAGTTGCCCATGTAGAAATGTGTTGTTATCTGCACATGCGCAACAATGGTAACCCACCGGTGCAAGCTGTCCCCGATTTTCTGGACTATGAAATGTGGACTGGTCCGGCTCCTATGCGCCCCTACGATGGCTTGCCGCATGTGCGCTGGTGGCGGACGTTTATGGAGTATGGGAATGGTATAACGGGCGATATGTGTGTGCATATGTTCGACACTGTTCGCTGGATGCTGAAACTAGGCTGGCCCAACCGAATTAGCTCAACGGGCGGTATCTATGTTCAGAAAGATGGCAAGTCTAACATCTCCGATACACAGTCTGCTCTGTTCGAATACGATGGCCTCAACTGCGTATGGCAGCACCGGACCTGGGGAACGCCCAACAATCCTGCTTATCCCTGGTCATTTACGCTGTATGGTGAAAAAGGAACCCTCTGGGCCAGCACGATGGCTTGTGATTTCATTCCGGATGGGAAGGGCGAAAAAATTCACCTGGATGTTGTCTATGAAAAAGAGAAGTATCCGGAAGATGTGACCGAACCAACTGAGCCTAAAATTGAGTTGAATGCTGCACCGGCAACCCGGCTGCATATGCTCAATTTCCTGGATGCAATCGATAAGGGCTCCCGCCCGGTGGCCGATATTGAAGAGGGACATATTTCTACGGCCAGTTGTATTCTGGCGAATATGTCTATGAAAACAGGACGGCCTCTTATCTACGATCCACAGAAACGCCAGATCGTAGGCGATTCTGAAGCCAACGCCCTGCTGGCACGGCCCTACCGCCAACCCTGGATACATCCGGATCCTACCGCAGTGTAG
- a CDS encoding DUF4442 domain-containing protein, producing the protein MKPDFLQTNRQESARSWWFRTVLNWYPMYFGTGGQILFWSADWREVHIRLRRNIWTYNYVGTIFGGSLFSATDPFYMVMLLKILGNQYVVWDKSASIRFRKPGRQTLYARFAVTDEHLETIRREVETHGQTEHVFTVQWLDKQGVVHAELDRLCYIAEKGHYEQRKKDRQQSRFQR; encoded by the coding sequence ATGAAACCCGATTTTCTACAAACCAACCGCCAGGAATCGGCCAGGTCGTGGTGGTTTCGAACGGTGCTCAACTGGTATCCGATGTATTTCGGAACGGGTGGCCAGATTTTATTCTGGTCGGCCGACTGGCGGGAAGTACACATTCGTTTACGCCGAAACATCTGGACTTATAACTATGTAGGCACCATTTTTGGCGGCAGTCTGTTTTCGGCCACCGATCCGTTTTACATGGTCATGCTACTGAAAATTCTGGGCAACCAATATGTTGTCTGGGATAAATCGGCCAGTATTCGATTCCGCAAACCAGGTCGGCAAACGTTATACGCCCGCTTTGCTGTGACCGATGAACACCTCGAAACCATCCGCCGGGAGGTAGAAACCCATGGACAAACCGAGCACGTTTTTACGGTTCAATGGCTCGATAAACAGGGAGTTGTACACGCTGAGCTTGACCGTTTATGCTACATTGCCGAAAAAGGCCATTACGAACAGCGAAAAAAAGACCGGCAACAATCGCGATTTCAGCGGTAA
- a CDS encoding bile acid:sodium symporter family protein, whose product MKAETNARSSYSNLIYTALIIMAVVVALSFPGLFTQVGDFPLKKLIVPLLQIIMLGMGTTMAIKDFEGVIQQPKAVFIGVSCHFLIMPLLGYTLANVFKFPPEIAAGVVLIGCSPSGLASNVMCFIAKANVPLSITVTTLSTLLAPFLMPALMKLLAGEFIEISFLKMMIEIMEIVILPVIVGLILNRIFHKSAVIINRVMPLISMGGIVLIVAIITAAGRDSLLTVGWTLALCVLIHNLTGFTLGYWSARLFGMDEQSSRTVAIEVGLQNGGLASGIAVQMGKVATVGLAPALFGPIMNTTGSLLATYWSQNPPKEIAPQATPAVKTQDV is encoded by the coding sequence ATGAAAGCTGAAACAAACGCTCGTTCGTCGTACAGCAACCTGATTTATACTGCTCTGATTATTATGGCCGTAGTGGTGGCCCTGTCATTTCCGGGTCTGTTTACGCAGGTTGGCGATTTTCCGCTAAAGAAACTCATTGTGCCCTTGCTTCAGATCATTATGCTGGGTATGGGTACAACTATGGCAATCAAAGATTTTGAGGGCGTTATTCAGCAACCCAAAGCCGTTTTTATAGGCGTATCCTGCCATTTTCTGATTATGCCTCTGCTGGGCTATACACTGGCGAACGTGTTTAAATTCCCACCCGAAATTGCAGCTGGCGTTGTCCTGATCGGGTGCTCACCGAGTGGCCTGGCCTCTAACGTGATGTGCTTTATCGCCAAAGCGAATGTACCATTGTCCATTACGGTTACTACCCTATCGACCCTGCTGGCCCCTTTTCTGATGCCTGCCCTGATGAAACTGCTGGCCGGGGAGTTTATTGAGATCTCGTTTCTGAAAATGATGATCGAAATCATGGAAATCGTTATTCTACCCGTTATTGTTGGCCTGATTCTGAACCGTATTTTCCATAAATCGGCCGTGATTATTAACCGGGTGATGCCGCTGATCTCGATGGGCGGTATTGTTCTGATTGTAGCAATCATTACGGCCGCCGGACGCGACAGTTTGCTCACTGTAGGCTGGACACTGGCCCTCTGCGTGCTGATTCATAACCTCACTGGCTTTACGCTCGGCTATTGGTCGGCCCGGCTGTTTGGCATGGACGAACAAAGCAGCCGAACCGTTGCAATTGAAGTTGGCCTCCAAAATGGCGGTTTAGCCTCTGGCATAGCGGTTCAAATGGGAAAAGTAGCTACGGTTGGTCTGGCTCCTGCCCTGTTTGGTCCCATCATGAACACAACAGGTTCGTTACTGGCTACCTACTGGAGCCAAAATCCGCCCAAAGAAATAGCTCCCCAGGCCACCCCTGCCGTGAAAACGCAGGACGTATAA
- a CDS encoding Ppx/GppA phosphatase family protein, which translates to MKQAIIDLGTNTFHLLIVEKTGNSYKTLFKESRPAKIGQAGINQGLITEEGIGRALTVLTYFRQILDQHAVVPNQVVAIGTSAIRVARNQNEFVDRVRQETGIPIQVISGETEAEYIYKGVRATGVLDNETALIMDIGGGSVEFILGNENRIFWKQSFEIGGQRLLERFMPGAPDRSDPISPASMRKLYDYLQEQLLPLANAIHQYQPTVLVGSSGSFDTLVDMWYMHELGHLPDPAQNAFQLPVNEFYRAFELLISRSHAERMQISGMIELRVDMIVVGVCLIDYVLKTYSISQIRTSTYSLKEGVLASLSQ; encoded by the coding sequence ATGAAACAAGCTATTATTGATTTAGGAACCAACACTTTTCACCTGCTTATTGTCGAAAAAACCGGCAATTCGTACAAAACGCTCTTCAAAGAAAGTCGTCCGGCTAAAATTGGGCAGGCCGGTATCAATCAGGGGCTTATCACCGAAGAGGGTATCGGTCGTGCGTTAACGGTTCTAACCTATTTCCGACAAATCCTCGACCAACATGCTGTAGTGCCCAACCAGGTGGTAGCCATCGGAACGAGTGCCATTCGGGTTGCCCGCAATCAGAACGAATTCGTCGATCGGGTTCGGCAGGAAACCGGCATCCCGATTCAGGTTATTTCGGGCGAAACGGAAGCCGAGTATATCTACAAAGGCGTACGAGCCACTGGCGTGCTGGATAACGAAACCGCACTCATTATGGACATTGGTGGCGGTAGCGTTGAATTTATTCTGGGAAATGAGAATCGGATTTTCTGGAAGCAAAGCTTTGAAATTGGTGGTCAACGGCTTCTCGAACGCTTTATGCCCGGCGCGCCCGACCGTTCTGATCCAATTAGTCCAGCCAGTATGCGCAAGCTTTATGATTATCTTCAGGAGCAACTACTACCGTTGGCGAATGCCATTCATCAGTATCAGCCAACGGTTCTGGTAGGGTCGTCGGGGTCGTTCGATACGCTGGTCGATATGTGGTATATGCACGAACTTGGTCATTTACCCGATCCTGCACAGAATGCCTTTCAACTTCCTGTCAACGAATTTTACCGGGCTTTCGAATTACTCATCAGCCGATCGCATGCGGAGCGGATGCAAATTTCGGGCATGATTGAACTACGGGTCGACATGATTGTTGTAGGCGTTTGCCTGATCGACTATGTATTGAAAACCTACTCAATTTCGCAGATCAGAACCTCAACCTACTCACTGAAAGAAGGCGTTTTGGCTTCGCTTAGCCAATAA